In a genomic window of Ignavibacteria bacterium:
- a CDS encoding hemerythrin domain-containing protein: MNPYIRKLISEHEHGLVQLGFLDDSTRRIVERGFDEENFRMIKKSVEFISREIREHIEAEEKNLFPIMEKRLPVSGPIEIMRSEHRILWKKMDRLAQSVYSVEEDEISRDKITLLRTSALDVVNFLGDHINKENSVLFQLAERILSQEELNSLAELA; this comes from the coding sequence ATGAATCCATACATCAGAAAATTAATTTCAGAACACGAGCATGGATTAGTACAACTTGGATTTCTTGATGATTCAACCCGAAGAATTGTCGAAAGAGGATTTGACGAAGAAAATTTTAGGATGATAAAAAAATCTGTGGAATTTATTTCTAGAGAAATTCGCGAACATATTGAAGCAGAAGAAAAAAATCTCTTCCCAATTATGGAGAAACGCCTCCCCGTTAGCGGGCCGATAGAAATTATGCGATCAGAGCATAGAATTTTGTGGAAGAAAATGGATCGATTGGCACAAAGTGTTTATTCGGTGGAGGAAGATGAAATAAGCCGAGATAAAATTACTCTTTTGAGAACAAGCGCATTGGACGTTGTTAATTTTCTTGGTGATCATATCAACAAAGAAAATTCAGTTTTATTTCAATTGGCCGAAAGAATTTTAAGCCAAGAAGAACTTAATTCGCTTGCGGAATTAGCGTGA
- a CDS encoding class I SAM-dependent methyltransferase — protein sequence MKNTEFYNSISNFYDEMINLDSSVSAKKTLFPYFIQKNYKDAIDLGCGSGADSIALASLGLNVSAFDSSTKMLESAKKNSNSYNFKIKFSFIDLENFKTFNERTDFVISMGNTLANISSKSINKVFKNIFQTLNVGGSFLFQILNYERIINEKERLISITENNDSIYVRFYDFEKATLGFNILAIPKNNLKSTKIFTSTIYPHMKDILVGLLNSAGFSKIKVYGSFKKEKFNSIKSKDLIIHSVR from the coding sequence ATGAAGAACACAGAATTTTATAATTCTATTTCAAATTTCTATGATGAAATGATCAACCTTGATTCATCCGTGAGCGCTAAGAAAACTCTTTTTCCATATTTCATTCAAAAGAATTATAAAGATGCAATCGACCTTGGATGCGGAAGCGGAGCAGATTCTATAGCACTGGCAAGTCTTGGACTAAATGTATCGGCTTTCGACAGCTCAACAAAAATGTTGGAATCGGCAAAGAAGAATTCGAACAGTTATAATTTTAAGATCAAGTTTTCATTTATAGATCTTGAGAATTTCAAAACATTTAATGAACGGACGGACTTTGTCATTTCAATGGGAAATACACTTGCAAATATTTCGTCAAAAAGTATTAATAAAGTTTTTAAAAACATTTTTCAAACGCTGAATGTAGGAGGTTCATTTCTTTTTCAAATTTTAAATTATGAGCGAATAATTAATGAAAAAGAAAGATTAATCAGCATTACTGAAAATAACGATTCAATATATGTACGCTTTTATGACTTTGAGAAAGCAACGCTTGGTTTTAATATTCTCGCAATTCCAAAAAACAATTTGAAATCTACAAAAATATTCACGTCGACAATTTATCCTCATATGAAAGATATTTTAGTAGGTTTACTGAACTCCGCTGGCTTTTCAAAGATAAAAGTGTATGGAAGTTTTAAAAAAGAAAAATTTAACTCAATAAAATCCAAGGATTTAATCATCCACTCAGTCAGGTAA